A window of Coregonus clupeaformis isolate EN_2021a chromosome 28, ASM2061545v1, whole genome shotgun sequence contains these coding sequences:
- the LOC121542380 gene encoding HEPACAM family member 2-like, producing MDYTLFTAAIVLLTSGLCAGQSVLPPGPLTGAIGGRVKFTTTLSPPAKPFVSVSWTFNRVNIITSTTVNITNADHKDRISLDRTTGSLELWNLGLRDQGEYRVSIIPDGALELQGATTLDVYVLLSAATITSPPATLIAGISSTNLTCEAAGNISSIQWIKDGLPLSPSNNITFSADNRTVYLSPVQVIDNGEYECLVSNRVSNWTASHNLTVNFGPQNISIDGPSAASTGRRVTLSCSADSIPPATFTWMFNRTETGVNNTLYVIERMEALHIGNYTCTATNNITGLKDSVVYKLRASSAAPIWSFALMVTSVLAVGLLQL from the exons ATGGACTATACACTTTTCACAGCAGCCATTGTGCTTCTAACATCAG GTCTGTGTGCAGGTCAGAGTGTGTTACCGCCAGGACCATTGACTGGAGCCATAGGAGGGAGAGTGAAGTTCACCACAACCCTCAGTCCACCAGCCAAACCTTTTGTCTCAGTGAGCTGGACCTTCAACAGGGTCAACATCATCACCTCCACTACGGTCAACATAACTAATGCTGACCACAAAGACCGGATCAGTCTGGACAGAACCACTGGCTCTCTGGAGCTGTGGAACCTGGGCCTGAGGGACCAAGGGGAGTACAGAGTCAGCATAATACCAGACGGGGCTCTGGAGCTACAAGGAGCTACCACTCTGGATGTCTATg TGTTGTTATCTGCTGCCACCATCACTAGCCCCCCAGCCACCCTGATAGCTGGCATAAGCTCCACCAACCTAACCTGTGAGGCTGCTGGCAACATCAGCTCCATACAGTGGATCAAAGAtggcctccctctgtctcccagtAACAATATCACCTTCTCTGCAGACAACAGGACAGTCTATCTCAGTCCTGTACAGGTCATTGACAACGGAGAATATGAGTGTTTAGTCAGCAACCGTGTCAGCAACTGGACAGCATCCCACAACCTGACCGTCAACT TTGGACCCCAGAACATATCAATAGAtggaccatcagcagcatcaacGGGACGCAGGGTAACTCTGAGCTGTTCAGCTGACTCTATTCCTCCTGCTACCTTCACCTGGATGTTCAACAGGACAGAGACGGGTGTTAACAACACCCTGTACGTCATAGAGAGGATGGAGGCGCTACACATTGGGAACTACACCTGCACTGCCACCAACAACATCACCGGACTGAAAGACTCTGTGGTGTACAAGCTGAGAG